A genome region from Geobacter pickeringii includes the following:
- a CDS encoding MarR family winged helix-turn-helix transcriptional regulator: MWKQGEPRLDNSLDFNLVKVVNKLRCQIGRELKHLDITSEQWGVLARLWEQDGLNQKELAEKLLKDQANTTRILDKLVKKGWVQRVDALNDRRAYLIYLTDEGKRIVQEAYPLVFTVKDKVAKGFTDLEIESLKAMLNRVLQNLG; this comes from the coding sequence ATGTGGAAGCAAGGGGAACCAAGATTAGACAATTCGCTGGACTTCAACCTGGTGAAGGTGGTCAACAAGCTCAGATGCCAGATTGGCAGAGAGCTCAAGCACCTGGACATCACCAGTGAGCAGTGGGGGGTATTGGCCCGCCTATGGGAGCAGGATGGTCTCAACCAGAAAGAGCTGGCCGAGAAACTCCTCAAGGATCAGGCGAATACGACCCGCATTCTTGACAAGCTCGTCAAGAAGGGATGGGTTCAGCGCGTGGACGCCCTTAACGACAGGCGGGCCTATCTCATCTATTTGACGGACGAAGGAAAACGAATCGTGCAGGAAGCGTATCCGCTCGTCTTCACGGTCAAGGACAAGGTGGCCAAGGGGTTTACGGACCTTGAAATCGAGTCGCTGAAGGCGATGCTCAACCGGGTCCTGCAAAACCTGGGCTGA
- a CDS encoding efflux transporter outer membrane subunit, with amino-acid sequence MNYQTELHGNNLSTYRTKRKVFTFLHMALVLVLGGCASFPSDISPHAHLLDPNHLNTGSALTSATHQPAVWPSQQWWTAYADPQLDRLVAEATSGNPTIRIAQARIAKVQAISGVARSGLFPSVQAGAVFTREQFSEHQFIPPPYAGNWAWNNQATLDFVYDLDLWGKNRSALAAALDYVQMATTEAQEVRLALETAVVRTYVQLSLQFVLKDVAEATLRQRQDILDITRKRLGAGLATELDLRQAETPLPAARAEIEKLSESIDLLRNQLSSLMGKGPGDGEKIHRPSLSFDLPIRLPAALPADLLGRRPDVVAQRWRVEAAAQGIEVAKAAFYPNINLSAFVGWQSLGFAQFLSPGSLIKGFGPAISLPIFEGGRLRSELGVSTADYDIAVESYNATLIKALEEVANQVVTLRSLEIQRTESSTSDALAHRAYDIALQAFRGGLTDYLNVLNAQNQTLVEAERKSLVEARFLDAYTALMQAVGGEYRLRRPRCQKKGSIDLAPHGYLPMPASSRRFARELYKTRRKTMKKNLTATIAVAAWMASFAVLPVSAADSPSYCGDRQAFREFTQETAELNRTLKAKETELSNENIYTVSEASAFSGPDYGKINALESEIKEIQGKINAVAMRHDIVECCHR; translated from the coding sequence ATGAACTATCAAACCGAATTACATGGCAACAATCTGTCTACCTATCGAACGAAGCGCAAGGTATTTACCTTTTTGCACATGGCGCTGGTACTGGTACTTGGTGGCTGTGCCAGTTTCCCGAGCGACATCTCGCCGCATGCCCACCTGCTCGATCCCAACCACCTGAACACCGGCAGCGCACTGACGTCGGCCACCCATCAGCCGGCCGTCTGGCCGTCGCAGCAGTGGTGGACGGCCTATGCCGACCCGCAGCTTGACCGTCTGGTCGCGGAGGCAACGTCAGGGAATCCGACCATCCGCATTGCGCAGGCCCGCATCGCGAAGGTCCAGGCCATCAGTGGCGTTGCCCGGTCGGGACTGTTTCCTTCCGTTCAGGCGGGCGCCGTCTTCACCCGCGAGCAGTTCTCCGAGCATCAGTTCATTCCGCCGCCGTACGCGGGCAATTGGGCGTGGAACAACCAGGCTACGCTTGATTTCGTGTATGACCTCGACCTCTGGGGGAAGAACCGCAGCGCTCTTGCCGCGGCGCTGGATTACGTGCAGATGGCCACCACCGAGGCGCAGGAGGTGCGGCTTGCCCTGGAGACCGCCGTGGTCCGGACCTATGTGCAGTTGTCGCTCCAGTTCGTGCTGAAGGACGTCGCCGAGGCGACCCTGCGACAGCGCCAGGATATCCTTGACATCACGCGGAAGCGTCTGGGGGCGGGGCTGGCGACCGAGCTCGACCTGAGGCAGGCCGAAACGCCGCTGCCGGCTGCCCGGGCGGAAATCGAGAAGCTGTCCGAATCCATCGACCTCCTGCGCAATCAGTTGAGCTCACTTATGGGAAAGGGGCCTGGCGATGGGGAAAAGATCCACCGGCCATCCCTCTCCTTCGACCTGCCGATCCGGCTTCCGGCGGCCCTTCCCGCAGACCTTCTGGGACGGCGGCCCGATGTGGTGGCGCAGCGCTGGCGGGTTGAGGCTGCCGCACAAGGTATCGAGGTGGCCAAAGCGGCATTTTATCCCAACATCAACCTCTCGGCGTTCGTCGGGTGGCAGTCTCTGGGGTTTGCCCAATTCCTGTCGCCGGGATCGCTGATAAAAGGGTTTGGACCGGCCATATCCCTGCCGATCTTTGAAGGGGGGCGACTGCGCAGCGAGCTCGGCGTCTCCACCGCCGACTATGATATTGCCGTTGAGTCGTATAACGCCACCCTGATCAAGGCGTTGGAAGAGGTGGCCAATCAGGTAGTGACCTTGCGGTCGCTGGAAATACAGCGCACCGAGTCCAGCACCTCCGACGCCTTGGCCCACCGGGCTTACGACATAGCGTTGCAGGCGTTTCGCGGCGGCCTCACCGACTATCTCAACGTCCTCAACGCCCAGAATCAGACCCTCGTTGAAGCAGAGCGCAAATCGCTCGTTGAAGCCCGCTTTCTCGATGCCTATACCGCCTTGATGCAGGCGGTCGGGGGGGAGTACCGGTTACGGCGCCCCCGGTGTCAGAAGAAGGGCAGCATTGATCTTGCCCCGCATGGGTATCTCCCCATGCCAGCCTCTTCGCGCAGATTTGCGCGAGAACTCTATAAAACAAGGAGAAAGACGATGAAAAAAAATCTAACCGCGACAATTGCAGTGGCAGCATGGATGGCCTCATTCGCCGTATTGCCCGTGTCGGCCGCAGATTCACCCTCCTACTGCGGCGACAGGCAGGCGTTCAGGGAGTTCACCCAGGAGACAGCCGAGTTGAACAGGACGTTGAAAGCCAAGGAA